The genomic DNA aaattattccaatataattatacatttttctttcttttgaaaggTGCAATTgggatattttatttataaatcaaataaacttACTAATGAGATTCTAGCTATACCAATTTAAGGTAATCACTTAAGGGGGAGAGTGAATCGAGTGTTagtcaatttttttcatattataataaGTATTGACTATGATAAatgtaaaaaacaaataaataaaatataataattttgtaataaagATGGTAAGGAAgagataaatgaaaatttaagatttataaTGGTTCGACTTAATCTCGCATACATCTACTCTTCTTTGGTTTTAGTCTCAAACTTAACATTCTGTTATATCAAgatttttaaaccaaatttCAAGTTTTACACTTACATTAACATACTCCAATAAACACttacaatttttcttaaaagatgTTTGAACTCTCTAACCAATACTCCATATTTGGAAAACCCTAAATGATACTCCACATTTAGAGGTTTCCATCAACCGATACTCTACACTTGAACCTACATTGTAAGGTttacaaaacaaataatttcttaataCAAACTCATAATGTATTAAATTTTTTCGATGATACAAAAAAAACTAGGTTTCAAAAAGGCATTAGGAATAAAATGTAATTTGTAACATAATGTACtcaaatagatatatatatatacatatatatatttaagtttCAAAAGATGATTGAATGATAATTTTAAACTTTCTCCATTTTATAAATCAAGTAAATGTTAAAATGTCAAGCTAGTCATTACAAATAAGTATTCCAGTATTGGAGGTAAGCATGCTAGCTATTGAAGCATTTGATGAGGTATAGAGAGTTGTTggagacaaaaaaataaacGTGGACATCTAGCTAGCCGTTCATATTACCAAGTAGTCGTTTAGGTGAACGTCCATATCACCAAGTGGTCATTTAGGTGGATGTTCACATGACTTTCAATAACCAAATATCACTTCTTAAGGTAAGTGGTCGTATAGGTGGATGTTCAATTTGCTTATAATAGTCGCTTTGTTTCAAAACAAAGCCACCACTTAAACGTCCACATGACAATTGGATATAGATTacattttaacaaatttgtagtcgatattttgagaaattttaaaGTGAAAGCACTTCACTTAAGTCCATAATGTTTATAAGAAACCTTAAAAGATTCTTGTGGAAAACTTGAAATTCAAGGTAATCTCCTAAACTAGGTAGATTTTTCTATCAACGAAATGAATTTCATCCcaattataaaagtataaaattaattaaaaacttatgaatAAATGTTTTGGTGGTTACcaaaaatacattaattttaacttaatGTATCCATTATCTTATGTAAAATATCATAATGATAAAtctgataaatttttttatctcgAATTTATATTATAGTATATTTATCTTCTCATTCCAAtgagattttattatttatcacaCTTAAATATAACTATTTCATCCAAACTTTGTTTTTGACATCATGATTAACCTAACCTAGGTCTAACACTTATAAATACAAGTGAGAAAATGAGTTCTTATCAATATTACATGACATAGCTTATTAAtcacactttttcttttttcttttttctaattcaACATTCCTATGCTCTAATatcaacatttaaaaataagattttaaaagcttaaagggtgtttggatacatttcttattttctatttaaaaaaaatacaaaataatagtaacttctacatgaaataaataaattattattcaaaaagtTGAAATTTATGTTATGTTGTAAATATATAttgctataaaaataaaataaaattagagatactattttttttttaatgacaattgtattttttaatatgttttttaaaaactattatcttctaagataattttttatgaaaattataattaaatccattgaaatttatattagagttgaaaatgaaaagtttCAATTGATTGGATATACTCTTAGATTTACtaaataactcaaatttcaattgattactcatctttttatttcttaaaaatacaaaaataatagtTACTTTTGTAGAAACTCTTATATAGGGTAGAGATTCAATGTTACATTTGATTACAcgaaagtataaaaaaaaaaaattaaaataattatttttcacatttaatcttaattataaaaattaaattataaatacgATTCATTAAAAATGCactcaatttcaaattatttaatattttttataaaaaattaaagcaagTAAAATGAGTGTCAagtaatatgtaaaaataaattattaattttaaatttatattattttctatttttattggatattttctttcattgaaaaccaaacatagttatTGTATAGATATAAATCTATTTCGCGCCCAAATATTAAACAGAGCTATTTAAgcaatattcatatttattggATAAGTAATAAATGTTTGAACCATTATGATATGAGCGATCATTAATATAAATGTCTGATATTAAGCCCATAAATCATTATTCATAAGGCCAATTACTAATatttgaagtattaaaaaaacatatgaaatGTTGAGACTTTCTTAGGATAAAAGGCCTATAGACAttctggaaaagaaaaaaaaactcctttaaaaaattattgattgtcTTTTTTCAGATATTTTAAACTTTAGAGGGACAtactaaaaaaatcatttagatGCATCTTGTTCCTTATTGCAGGTATGCTCGTCGTTCGACTCGAATGAAGTTAGTCGGAAAATATATCTTTGGCTATGTATTAGccattattaaaaattgtgataattttttttaaaaatttgatggattagcttttttaatacttgtatATATTACACAGTTTCTGAATATCCTTTTTTCAATCAAGCATCAGTcgtttataaaatttttaatattttttattttaaaggaaaagaattaAAGTGTATCCAAACACTTACCATAATTTTCATGCGATTATTTGATAAGTAGCAATCTTTAATTACATACAGTGGAGTTAATCGTGGACAACAGATTATCCCTGATTAGAAATAATCCCTTTTTCATGTCTGCAACCAAGCAACCCCTTATTAAAGTCCCAACCTCGCCAAATTGGAGACGGAACACGATCATCATCCAGATCAAAAATCCCAAAAGCTTTATCGCACTTTCTCGCCACATTTTCCATGGCTCCAAACGCCCTGCTATCGGGGTCTAAATACTCTGACAGCCTCGCCGTGGTGGGGATATCAATCTGCACCGCCATAATCTGCGAAGCCATTTCATGGCTCCTCATCTACCGCACCACCTCCTACAAAACTCTCCGCTCCTCTATCGACCGCGCCGCCAAGAAACTCGAGACCATGAAAACCACCTCCGATGCGCAAAAATTCACCAAAAAATCCAAGACCAAGAAGATGGACCGCGTCGAGACTAGCCTGAAGGAATCGAGCCGCGACCTCTCACTTTTCAAGTTCAAGTCTGGCGCCGTCGTTGCTCTGGTTCTTTTCGCCGTCTTCGGGCTCCTCAACTCGCTCTTCGAAGGCAAATCCGTGGCGAAATTGCCTTTTGTTCCGATTTCAATCGTCATGAAGATGAGTCATCGGGGGCTTAATGGCAACGATCCAACCGATTGTTCCATGGcttttttgtactttttgtgTTCGATTAGCATTCGCACCAACTTGCAGAAGTTTCTAGGGTTTTCGCCACCGAGAGGTGCTGCCGGCGCCGGTCTTTTCCCAATGCCCGATCCCAAGACCAATTGATCGATCCAcgagtttatttttattaggtttGAGATCTAAGGAActcaaattttgattaattgtaTTTCTGATTTGGATGTTTTCCTCCCCCCCTTTTTTTATACAATTAGCGTGGATCCATCTGATCATAATTATCTATAGAATAATTGAACTGGTATTTAGGATTATGGATTTTGCAAATTTAATTGACATCTGAtctgaaatttgaattaaaagcACGGCACAATTCTATTCTATAAAGTATGCATGTTTAATCCGATTTTTCTAGGAAAATTTGCTAAGTATACGTGAGCTATTTGTTCTCTGTTATATAGTTTGTAGTTTGCAATTCTCTATCTCATGCTTACAATTCATAGATTGACATACCACATAAAATCTCCTGATTTGTCTGTGATGATGCTTTCTTTGCTTATTTCATTTGTTGTTGTGAATATTGCATTACTCTCAGCACATTTGTCAATGCAGGCCCTGATAATGACATTTGCAGTGTATTATTTCCTTTTGGTTGCCTGAATCACATTGATTTTTACTTTGGAATTACAATTTGTATTAGGGTTGAGagtttttataacaaaaatccTCATACCTGGACCTATATCATATGAAAGCTTTCGAGAACACTTTCTACTGCAAATAGTATGAAGTTGAGATGTCTCGATATTGGTGTTGGTTTCTTTCATTTATCTTTgctttaaggttatgtttggttcctagaaaaagTGAGGGAAATTcgtgggaaagaaaatagaaaggaaaagtagaaggaaaagaaggaaaaaaaagaagaaaagatttaaagtcaataaattatttgcatatcttactttaa from Vitis riparia cultivar Riparia Gloire de Montpellier isolate 1030 chromosome 8, EGFV_Vit.rip_1.0, whole genome shotgun sequence includes the following:
- the LOC117919778 gene encoding calcium load-activated calcium channel gives rise to the protein MAPNALLSGSKYSDSLAVVGISICTAIICEAISWLLIYRTTSYKTLRSSIDRAAKKLETMKTTSDAQKFTKKSKTKKMDRVETSLKESSRDLSLFKFKSGAVVALVLFAVFGLLNSLFEGKSVAKLPFVPISIVMKMSHRGLNGNDPTDCSMAFLYFLCSISIRTNLQKFLGFSPPRGAAGAGLFPMPDPKTN